In Candidatus Neomarinimicrobiota bacterium, a genomic segment contains:
- a CDS encoding ABC transporter permease — MNHSTPRVILKAAWRVWQRNATVYKRTWKLNILPNFFEPFLYLLGMGIGLGAYINEMDGIPYIQYIAPGLLISSIMWGASLETTYNVFVKMNFDRIYDGILSTPVNPKDLALGELLWGATRGTIYGGAFFSILFLFGMGLHWGILLIIPLLFIIGFLFATIGLLFTSVIKEIELFNYFFTLFLTPLFLFSGIFFPLTQLPEIIQIIAWFTPLYHGVELSRGIFNQLWSVDLLHHFLWILTVTALNTVIVLRSIHKRLYQ; from the coding sequence TTGAACCACTCCACTCCCAGAGTGATCCTGAAAGCTGCCTGGCGGGTCTGGCAACGCAATGCCACCGTCTATAAACGAACCTGGAAACTCAATATTCTGCCCAATTTCTTCGAACCATTCCTCTATCTTTTGGGTATGGGCATCGGGCTGGGAGCCTACATTAATGAAATGGATGGCATACCTTACATCCAGTACATTGCCCCGGGCTTACTCATTTCCAGCATCATGTGGGGTGCCAGCCTGGAAACCACCTATAATGTTTTTGTAAAAATGAATTTCGACCGGATCTATGATGGTATTCTTTCGACACCGGTCAATCCCAAGGATCTGGCTCTGGGTGAATTGCTATGGGGAGCTACTCGCGGCACAATCTATGGTGGTGCTTTCTTCAGTATTCTTTTCTTATTCGGGATGGGGCTTCACTGGGGAATTCTGTTGATCATACCTTTGCTTTTCATCATTGGATTTTTGTTTGCTACCATTGGTTTGCTATTTACATCCGTCATCAAAGAGATCGAGCTGTTCAATTACTTCTTCACCTTGTTTCTCACACCCCTATTCCTTTTTTCCGGGATATTCTTTCCTCTGACCCAACTTCCTGAGATCATCCAGATCATAGCCTGGTTCACACCGCTTTACCATGGCGTTGAACTCAGCAGAGGAATCTTCAATCAATTGTGGAGTGTTGACCTACTTCACCATTTCCTATGGATCCTGACAGTCACTGCTCTCAATACAGTCATCGTCCTCAGGTCAATCCATAAACGGCTATATCAGTAA